Proteins from a genomic interval of Acidimicrobiales bacterium:
- a CDS encoding DUF3052 domain-containing protein, giving the protein MTAATAGYSGTPLVKKLGIKGGHAVALLGAPDGFEATLEPVPEGVTFRRRAQGTNDVVVAFFTEWSAFEGRLETILRSMDVDGGLWVAWPKKASKVPTDITEDTVREVCLPLGLVDNKVCAIDDVWSGLRVVWRKELRAAKWAGA; this is encoded by the coding sequence ATGACGGCGGCGACGGCCGGCTACTCGGGGACGCCGCTGGTCAAGAAGCTCGGCATCAAGGGCGGGCACGCGGTGGCACTGCTCGGCGCACCCGACGGCTTCGAGGCCACCCTCGAGCCGGTCCCCGAAGGGGTCACCTTCCGCCGCCGTGCCCAGGGCACCAACGACGTGGTGGTGGCGTTCTTCACCGAGTGGTCGGCCTTCGAAGGCCGGCTCGAGACGATCCTCCGCTCGATGGACGTCGACGGCGGCCTGTGGGTGGCGTGGCCGAAGAAGGCCTCAAAGGTCCCCACCGACATCACCGAGGACACCGTCCGCGAGGTCTGCCTGCCCCTCGGCCTGGTCGACAACAAGGTGTGCGCCATCGACGACGTCTGGTCCGGCCTCCGCGTCGTCTGGCGCAAGGAGCTCCGGGCCGCCAAGTGGGCGGGGGCGTAG